ACTTTGTAGATTTCGTAAATAACTTCATGAGAAGAAACAAAAATAATTTGATAAGGAAAAACAATATCCCAATATATATTTATTTAATTTTAAATATATTTGTTATTTATATTCTTTTCGGTTTAGCGTTTAGTACATCAAATTTTATTATAGTGTTTCTTTTTAGTTTAGGCATATATGTGGTATCTCTCGTTATCGCAATATCACCATTTGGAGAATGGATACTAAGATTGCATAGTGGATGTAGAAAGATTAAACGCAAAGATCAAATTGATTATATAGAACCTATTTTTAAGGAAGTGTTAAAACAGGCACGAGAACTTGATCCTCATATCTCTGAAGATGTTAAATTATATATAAGAAATACTCAGGATGTTAATGCATTTGCTATAGGAAGAAAAACCATTTGTATTACAGACGGACTATTAAAAGCTCCAGTAGAACAAATAAAAGCAACTATTGCTTATGAAATAGGACACATAGCACATAGGGACACTGACTGGATCTTGGTTATTAGTGTAGGGAATTTTATTGTAACATTCGTATATATAATTGTTCGCGTATTCGGTAAGATGATGTCGACTTTCTTTGAATTATTGCCAAGTTCGGACAATCTGACGGATGGAGGTGTAAAAGTGGCTGGAATGGTGCAATCATATATTACTGATGCAATAATTATTGCACTTATGTGGGCCTGGACAAAAATTGGCATTTTGCTGGTTATGAAGTCAAATCGTGATAATGAATTTGAAGCTGATAAATTTGCTTTTAACCTGAGTTATGGGAATGCTTTGTGTGAACTACTGGATTCTTCTACAGAATCGTCTACTAAAGGTCTTTTTGCAAATCTTATGAGTAGTCATCCAGATAAAAACGACAGAATTGCAGCATTGATGAACTTAGGTGCCACATACAGAAGGTCATACGGAGCAATCAATTGAATCAAATATCGCAGCAGCAAGAGAAAAAACAGAAAAACTAAGGCAATCTATTCTTGCAAAGGCATTTTCAGGGGAACTTGTAGAGACAGAGGCTGAGATTGCAAGAAGGGAAGGCAGGGATTATGAGACGGCGGAGATTTTGCTTGAGAGGATAAAGGAGGAGAGGGGGAAGGGTGGGAAGAAACGATAATTCTTTTGCTACTTTTTGAATTCAATCTCTTTCTTTTTTGTTTTTTATGTTCCCTAACAGGGATACACTATTACGAGCTGAATGAGATGCAAGCCGGCTATTGCTCCGAATATGTATTTCACGTTCATGTTCATTATTTATCCCTTAATTCGTCGGTGTTAAGGATTTAACACAAAATGTTAAATTCATTGGGAGCATTTCAAAATAAGGATGTATCCTGCTGGCCCTTCTCTTCTGGAATTCATACTGGATAATCTTAATACTGAAAATCTGCCCGGAAAAATAAGAAATTTATTTTACTTTACGATTGGTGTGTTTGCTTCTGCAATTTTCTTTTTTTGCATTTTCCGCCTGCTTAAAACAACTTTTTTATAAATATCATTAACTGCTGTCTTGAGAGGATTATCCTATTATGATACTCTATCTGGTATTTTGAAAACCCTAAATTCCAATGTTTCTCTTTTTGATCTGGCTACTTACTAACTGAGAAATTATTTTCAATCCACACAAAAAGCGAAGAGTCTTTTTCAGTTTTCCTTTTATCTTCTTTTTCGGCTTTCCGAGAAGGCCGCTCTCCTGCATCGAGCGTGACAAGAATGGCTCAGTACAGTGAATAATGTTGTACGGTGTCAAGGGCGGTTAACTTTTTTCCATTTTGGGCAGTCTAGAATTTTCCAACCTTTTTATATAAAGTTTACTCAATTTTCTAAAATTTCTGTAGAATTATGACGTATAAGTCCTGTTTTTATACCCTGTTTTTTCCTTTCTTTCAGTCTGTAACTTTCCCCTTTGATATTAATCGTTGTACAATGATGGAGTATCCTATCAAGCAAGGCAGCCGCTATTACATGGTCCTTGAATATCTCTCCCCATTCTCCATATGACTTATTCGATGTCAGGATTGTTGAACTCTTTTCATAACGTCTGGAGATTAGCTGAAATAGGCAGTGAGCTCCTTCATCATCAAATGGGAGATATCCAATTTCATCAATTATTAGCACTTTAAATTTCATCAAGTCTCTGATCTTCTTTTCAAGTATTCCTTCTCTATTTGCTATTTTCAACCTCTCAATAAGGTTTCCTGTATTGGTAAAGTGAACAGAAATTCCTGCTTTTACTGCTTCAATCCCAAGAGCAATTGCAAGATGAGACTTTCCAACGCCTGGAGGACCGAGTAAAACAATATTCTCTGCATTATGAACAAATCTCAATGTTGCAAGGTCTTCTATGACTTTTTTATTAATAGATGACTGAAACTCAAAATCGAATTCTTCAAGCATCTTTTTCACAGGAAAACCTGCACTTTTCATCCTTCTCTCAATTGCAGCAGCTTCTCTGTGTTTCTTTTCCTGTTCAAACAGATAATCAAGGACTTCCATTGTTGTCTTGCTGTCCCTTGCAGCAATTTCAAGGCAGTTATCAAGGAGCTCTTCAATTGTATTCAGTTTCAGGTACTGAAGGTTATTGTGAAGCTTCTCATAAGTGAAGTTGTTCATTCAAAACCTCCCTGACTGAATGTTTCATAGACATCAAGAGACCTTTTTTCAACTTCTGGACCTGAGAACTTCAACGGAATCTGTGAATTTTTCTTGCATTTTGAATTCTCTTTAAGAATCTCACTCAGGAGACCCTGGAAATGTTCCTTTTTCTTGGAAACTCTACAATTACCTGGAAGAATTTCATGTTCACAGACCTTTTCATGATCAACATAAATCTCTAATTTTCCTTCCAAAATATGAAGTTCTGCAGTTCTTCCTGCAAACCTGTAAGGAACAGAATACTTATTTCCAAGAAACGAAATATAACAGTCTCTGGAGATCTTTCTGGTCTCCTTATGGACAACTTTGTAAGGAGGAACCTGATCCAGAGGGCTCAGGTTCTCCTCCTTAAAGCGTTCAAGAGGGATTTGATAGGTTGTTCCATGGACAGTTGAGTTTACCCTTTCCAACCACCTGTGAACTTGGCCGTTCAGGTCTTCGAGAGAGGTAAACTGTCTTCCAAGGACGAAATCCCTCTTGACATAGCCGACAGTATTTTCAATTTTACCTTTTGTCTGAGGCCTGTAAGGCCTGCATAACCGGGGAGTAAAACCAAAGCATTTGAAGAAATCCTCAAACTGTGAGTTCCATTCAGAATCTGATGATTTTAAGGCTCTTTTGATAACAACCTGTTTGTCGAATAACAGGGTGGGATTTCTCCCTACCCCGTCTTCTAGGAACCGGACTTGAACCTTTCGATTCATCCGGCTCGAGCCACTACTACCCTTTCGGGTGTCAGTTTAGAACAAAATTGGGGTTAGTGATGCGTTTCTTCCGGTGGTATTCCATGAATTTCCATTGTTCGAAATATTCTTTGTCGATAAATGGATTCTTATTAAGGCTTGCTAGTCTTTGCCTAACAATTTTGGCATTGGAGAATCTCTCCAACGTATGTAGTTCTGTGCAGAATACGTATTTTCTTTTACCGGATTTATGCCAGTATTTGGTCGTTATCCAGGTGAAACCTTTATTTGAGTGTCTTCTTTTCGCCCAGGAGATAAGCATGTTATAGACTATTTCATCAAGTTTGTTGAAGATAGCAGAAGAAACTGCGTGATTATGATACTGTGCCCATCCCCTAATGATTGGGTTGAGTGTTTGTATCAATCGGTCTTGATCCCATGCTTTTGCTTTGTGAAGTACGTCACGGATTTTCTTAATAACTTCCTTTTGAGAATCTTTAGATGGCTTCGGAAGAAGTTTTCCTTTATATTTCCTGAAGTTCCATCCTAGGAAATTGAACCCTTCACTAATATTGGTCACAAGAGTCTTTTCTTCGCTGAGCTTAAGTCCACGAGGATCTAAAAATGCTTGGATGACATCGACTATTTCAAGAGCCGTTTCCGGGGAATTGGCAGTTACCACAAGGTCATCAGCAAAACGAACATAATTAACCTTGTGTCTGTTTTGATGAGATTTGTCAATTGTTCCATCTGATCTGGAGTAAAATCTCATCGCTAAGGCGTTTTCTAAGCCGTTTAAGGACATATTTCCAATTATTGGAGATATAGGCCCTCCTTGAGGTGTACCTTTTTCGGTAGGAAACAGATAATAATTCTCGGGCTTTGGTAATTAAACATAGTTATCTATTATGAGAGCCTATAGTTCTGTATGGACTGCCCAAGATGTAATAGTTCCACTCACAAAAAGAACGGTATAGTTGATGGACGTCAACGGTACAAATGCCATGATTGTGGATATAACTATTCCGTAGAGCTGAAATCAACTGCTAGCCCCACTTCTGTTAAGAGACAAGCTTTGCAACTCTATCTTGAAGGATTAGGATTTCGCTCAATAGGGCGATTTTTAGGTGTAAGTCATGTTTCTGTTCAAAAATGGATAAAGAAATTTGGTCGGGAGCTAGAGGACCTGAAAAGCGAAAATGAGATATCTATTGTTGAAATGGATGAGATGCACACTTACATCGGTAACAAAAAAAATATTGCTGGATATGGATTGCTGTTGATAGAGTTGGGAAAAAATTCATCAACTGCTCTTTTGGCAGCAGAGGAACAGAAACTGGACAACTGATCTGGGAAAAATTAAAGACGAAAAAGATTGAAGAAGTAATGACTGATCACTGGAAACCATATGCAGAGTTTATTCCAGAAACTATTCATACTCAATCAAAAGCAGAAACGTATACAGTTGAAGGATATAACAGCATATTCAGGCACTTTCTAGCAAGGTTGAGACGAAAGACAAAGTGTTATACGAAGAGTCTTGAAATGCTAAAGTACTCTGTTCTTCTATTGATGAAACACAGAAATAAAGAATTAGCTATATTTGATTAACAATGCCTAATTCTCGATATATCCGGCTTTTAGGAACTCTTTAAGGATTCGTTTATCCAGAGGGATGTTATCAAGTATCCAATTATGGCTGATTTCATCAAAGCAAGCTTTAATGTCACCTTCAACGATCCATTCAGGAGAAACTTTCTTGCTTAAACAGAGGTGAAGGTAGGCATAAGCATCTTTTGTAGAACGATAAGGTTTAAACCCAAACGAAGTTTTGTCACCTGCTGCAGATTCGATTGCGCCCAACACCAGAGAGTGCAAAGTTTGCATTGCTCTGTCAAACATAGTTGGTATGCTAAGAGGTCGTAGTTTACCGCTCTTCTTTCGAATGTACTTCCGTGTTAATGGTTTTGCACGATAGCCTTTGTTCGTTAGTTGTAGAGCGGCACGCATCTTATCTGCCGATGATGACCAAATGACGCCATCTATTCCGGGAGTTCGACTTCCCTTGTTAGTGGTTACTTTACGTACCGAAAGAAGTTTGGCATAAAAGGACCGGGTCAGAAGACGGGAGAGTTTGTTCACAGTTTTCCAATTTCCGTTCTTAGCTGCACTTGCAATTCGAGACTGTAGGTTATTAACGGCTTCTTTCACTCTTTTCCAATCAATACTTTTCCATCGTAGAGTGAGTTCTTTGTCTGTAAGGTCCGTAACCGAAGTTATCTCTGGTTCTCTTACATTCATAATTAAACAATCCCTGTTGCTTTCGTGACTAATGGCAAGTGGGCATGCTTTCGCATTGAGGCATTTTTTTTCCTCTATATTCCCCATTACAGGAAACCGTTTGCTTTTTGCCAATTCCTCTGCCACCTGTGGCGTCGGTTTTCCTTGCGGAATTCCTACCTTATTAAGGACCACAAATGGTTTACCGAGTTCTATGTCATAGATAGTTGTTGGATACTTAGGAGGATCCTATAGACCGGAAGCCATATGTCCATTCGTCATGACACAACATGGAATGTCATAACCAGGCTCCTATGCCATTTTGGCTCATGCGTATTAACCTGCTTTCGCATGTTATACGTTACGATCTCTCAAACAGATCTTCACCTTTCGGTTCTCCATATATCCTTTTCCCTAGCGGTTTGGAACTGTCAGGTTCAGTTTTACACCTCATTGTCCTCTGAGCTTTGCACAGATCCGTTGCCAGAAATGCACATCAGAATAGGGACATTCTGAATGGATAGAATGGCGGGTTGTTCCGCAATCCATAGCATAACTTCTCGTCGCACCATGTTATCGTATAGAATCTCCTGTGTAAATCCTCCAAAGTACTCAAAAGCATTCAGATGACACTGGATAAGAGTTGGAGTGTCTATACTCAGTGTAAATTCAACATATCTCATTCTGGAATATCCAAGAATCATGTTGAAGCAAAAGAGTTTCTTTACCTTTCCATCAACCTCAACTGTTCCTAACTCTCCCCAGTCAACCTGAGCCTGGACACCTGGTTTTGTTTCATAGCGGAGTACGGCAGGGATTCCCTGCTCGGGTCGGATTTTTTGTACGAAGTCCTTGACTATGGTTTTTCCTCCATCAAAACCCATTTCTTTGATTTCCCGATAGAGGCGAGCAGCAGTATAGGGACCTTCTTTGAGTTTTTCTTGTATGTAAGGTTTGAAAGGATCAAGCTTGCTCTTTCTTCCAGAACGTTTCTGGGGTTCGGGCAAGGTTTTCAGTCGGAGATATTTCCTCACAGTTTTCCTGTCAAAGCCTGTTTGTTTGGCGATTTCACTGATGCTAAAGCCTTGTGAATACAAATCTCGTATCAATAGCCATTCCTCCGTTTTCAGCATTATTTATGATCCTCGAGCTTTTCTCAAGGATTGGAAATTGGGGAATTTTAATCTGGCCAAAATGAGGAATTATTCACCGGCCTTGACAAAGGGAGATTTACGGGCCTGCCAGAAGTCTTTTAGAAGATAATGGAACATGGAAGGAAGAGGGTGAATAGTTCTTTCTAATTGCCTTCTTTTGTGTTTCTTCTGGGCTTCTTCTGGAAGATGGATTATGTTTCTTTTCTCATTATACTAGTACTGTGATTCCGAAGTATGTTCATAAAACTTGATGTTTTAATCTGTCCAATGATCGTTGATTTTCCAACTAAATAAGGAACTTACTTTGGAATCGAAGCACTAGGCAGGATTATCATAGAGCCTCAAAAGCTCCGCGTAGCGTATGCCAGTAATTAAAAGAATATCTAAAATTGTTTTGTGCTGATCTTTTGGAATAGCGGCCTTTAATGCTTCATATTCTTTGGGAGTAAGGTTCTTACATCTTTCACATAAAAATGTAAAACTTCAGAATCTTTTCCTTAACCTGATTTTGGATATTTTACCAAAAAATTATCAAAGTAATGCCTAAACAGTTTTTATTTTAACCTGCATATTTCTGATGTTTTTGAGCCAAAATGACCGCATAATTATGTCAAATCATGAAAAATACATAGGTTTAGTCAAAACCCATGCATCTTAAAAAAAGATAAATTCCATCCTTTCTTCCTTCAAAAAAACTTAAATTTAACTTTTTCATCAAAAATTTCTTCATTTTCTTAATTGCTTCTATTAAGAACTATTAAGACAAATAATGTGAAAT
This window of the Methanosarcina mazei S-6 genome carries:
- a CDS encoding zinc metalloprotease HtpX is translated as MTYFVDFVNNFMRRNKNNLIRKNNIPIYIYLILNIFVIYILFGLAFSTSNFIIVFLFSLGIYVVSLVIAISPFGEWILRLHSGCRKIKRKDQIDYIEPIFKEVLKQARELDPHISEDVKLYIRNTQDVNAFAIGRKTICITDGLLKAPVEQIKATIAYEIGHIAHRDTDWILVISVGNFIVTFVYIIVRVFGKMMSTFFELLPSSDNLTDGGVKVAGMVQSYITDAIIIALMWAWTKIGILLVMKSNRDNEFEADKFAFNLSYGNALCELLDSSTESSTKGLFANLMSSHPDKNDRIAALMNLGATYRRSYGAIN
- the istB gene encoding IS21-like element helper ATPase IstB encodes the protein MNNFTYEKLHNNLQYLKLNTIEELLDNCLEIAARDSKTTMEVLDYLFEQEKKHREAAAIERRMKSAGFPVKKMLEEFDFEFQSSINKKVIEDLATLRFVHNAENIVLLGPPGVGKSHLAIALGIEAVKAGISVHFTNTGNLIERLKIANREGILEKKIRDLMKFKVLIIDEIGYLPFDDEGAHCLFQLISRRYEKSSTILTSNKSYGEWGEIFKDHVIAAALLDRILHHCTTINIKGESYRLKERKKQGIKTGLIRHNSTEILEN
- a CDS encoding group II intron maturase-specific domain-containing protein; the protein is MFPTEKGTPQGGPISPIIGNMSLNGLENALAMRFYSRSDGTIDKSHQNRHKVNYVRFADDLVVTANSPETALEIVDVIQAFLDPRGLKLSEEKTLVTNISEGFNFLGWNFRKYKGKLLPKPSKDSQKEVIKKIRDVLHKAKAWDQDRLIQTLNPIIRGWAQYHNHAVSSAIFNKLDEIVYNMLISWAKRRHSNKGFTWITTKYWHKSGKRKYVFCTELHTLERFSNAKIVRQRLASLNKNPFIDKEYFEQWKFMEYHRKKRITNPNFVLN
- a CDS encoding IS1 family transposase (programmed frameshift), which produces MDCPRCNSSTHKKNGIVDGRQRYKCHDCGYNYSVELKSTASPTSVKRQALQLYLEGLGFRSIGRFLGVSHVSVQKWIKKFGRELEDLKSENEISIVEMDEMHTYIGNKKYCWIWIAVDRVGKKFINCSFGSRGTETGQLIWEKLKTKKIEEVMTDHWKPYAEFIPETIHTQSKAETYTVEGYNSIFRHFLARLRRKTKCYTKSLEMLKYSVLLLMKHRNKELAIFD
- a CDS encoding reverse transcriptase N-terminal domain-containing protein; translation: MVLNKVGIPQGKPTPQVAEELAKSKRFPVMGNIEEKKCLNAKACPLAISHESNRDCLIMNVREPEITSVTDLTDKELTLRWKSIDWKRVKEAVNNLQSRIASAAKNGNWKTVNKLSRLLTRSFYAKLLSVRKVTTNKGSRTPGIDGVIWSSSADKMRAALQLTNKGYRAKPLTRKYIRKKSGKLRPLSIPTMFDRAMQTLHSLVLGAIESAAGDKTSFGFKPYRSTKDAYAYLHLCLSKKVSPEWIVEGDIKACFDEISHNWILDNIPLDKRILKEFLKAGYIEN